A genome region from Manihot esculenta cultivar AM560-2 chromosome 5, M.esculenta_v8, whole genome shotgun sequence includes the following:
- the LOC110615738 gene encoding LOW QUALITY PROTEIN: DExH-box ATP-dependent RNA helicase DExH15 chloroplastic (The sequence of the model RefSeq protein was modified relative to this genomic sequence to represent the inferred CDS: inserted 1 base in 1 codon) — translation MNTLSSILRPPPISHPFTFKPPSFPQLHPLSKTLGFCCPKTILFLPLYSTPFRSSFKSQNSQFPVESQLSDVDEEEEEEEDDDDDDEEEAADEYDDISGEISDGIEQSEDETEMSMDAREEVLAWRKETKSQRVEKIRNEVKEFGNDIIDVDELASIYDFRIDRFQRLAIKAFLNGSSVVVSAPTSSGKTLIAEAAAVATVARGRRIFYTTPLKALSNQKFRDFRETFGEDNVGLLTGDSAVNKDAQVLIMTTEILRNMLYQSIGMVSSGSGLFQVDVIVLDEVHFLSDISRGTVWEEIVIYCPKEVQLICLSATVKNPDELAGWINEVHGKTELVTSSKRPVPLTWHFSTKTSLFPLLDEKGKNMNRKLSLNYLQLSASGVKSFRDDGHRRRKSRKHGNDREINDIDSTSGEPLSKNNIGRIRRSLVPQVIDTLTQLKVKDMLPAIWFIFNRRGCDAAVQYIEGCKLLDECEMSEVELALKRFSIQNPDAVRETSVKGLLNGVASHHAGCLPVWKSFTEELFQRGLIKVVFATETLAAGINMPARTAVISSISKRSGNGRIQLSPNELLQMAGRAGRRGIDKRGHVVLVQTPNEGAEECCKLLFAGLEPLVSQFTASYGMVLNLLAGTKVTHISNESDNMKVLQAGRTLEEAKLLVEKSFGTYIGSNVMLASKEELAKIHKEIEKLTSEITDDAVDRKSRQTLSDAAYKEIADLQEQLREEKRLRTELRRIMERKRLSTLKLLLEELGNDHLPFLCLQYKDSEGVEHLVPAVYLGKVDILDGLKLKNMVSVSDSFEINAVIAETSSGDAKSLADIEPSYYVALGSDNSWYLFTEKWVKTIYRTGFPNTALAQGDALPREVMWTLLDKEEKQWEKLADSELGGLWYMEGSLETWSWSLNVPVLNSLSENDEVLHMSQAYHDAVEHYKSQRTKVARLKKRIARTEGFREYKKILDWKSFTEDKIKRLKVRSNRLINRIEEIEPSGWKEFLKISNVVREIRALDINTQVIFPLGETAAAIRGENELWLAMVLRNRILVDLKPAQLAAVCASVVSEGIKVRPWENNSYIYEPSSAVINVISVLDEQRSSLLQLQEKHDVDVSCCLDSQFCGMVEAWASGLTWREMMMDCAMDDGDLARLIRRTIDLLAQIPKLPDIDPVLQGNAXTASDILDRPPISELAG, via the exons ATGAACACGCTATCGTCCATCCTCCGACCTCCTCCCATTTCTCATCCCTTCACCTTCAAGCCCCCCTCATTTCCCCAACTCCACCCGCTCTCGAAAACCCTCGGATTCTGCTGCCCCAAGACAATCCTCTTTTTACCTCTATATTCAACTCCATTTCGGTCCTCCTTCAAGTCCCAGAACTCCCAATTTCCCGTGGAATCTCAGCTCTCTGATGTCGacgaagaagaggaggaagaagaagacgacgacgacgacgacgaagaagaagctgctgatGAATATGACGACATTTCCGGTGAGATTTCAGACGGAATCGAACAAAGCGAAGATGAAACGGAAATGTCGATGGATGCGAGAGAAGAAGTGTTAGCTTGGCGCAAGGAAACCAAGTCGCAGAGAGTTGAGAAGATCCGTAACGAAGTCAAAGAGTTTGGAAATGACATAATAGATGTTGATGAACTTGCCTCCATTTACGATTTCCGTATTGATAGATTCCAG CGATTGGCGATAAAAGCGTTCTTGAATGGCTCTTCCGTAGTGGTTTCGGCGCCAACAAGCAGTGGAAAGACGTTAATAGCTGAAGCTGCAGCAGTTGCCACTGTAGCTCGGGGAAGGAGAATATTCTATACCACTCCGCTTAAAGCATTATCGAATCAAAAGTTTCGTGATTTTCG GGAGACATTTGGGGAGGACAATGTTGGTCTTCTCACTGGAGATTCTGCCGTCAATAAAGACGCCCAAGTTTTAATAATGACTACTGAGATTTTGCGCAACATGTTATATCAGAG CATTGGAATGGTTTCTTCTGGGAGTGGGCTTTTCCAGGTGGACGTGATTGTTTTGGATGAAGTTCATTTTCTAAGTGACATATCTCGCGGTACAGTGTGGGAGGAAATA GTCATTTATTGCCCAAAAGAGGTGCAACTAATATGTCTGTCAGCAACAGTAAAGAATCCAGATGAGTTGGCTGGCTGGATTAATGAG GTTCATGGTAAAACTGAATTGGTGACATCATCAAAACGTCCTGTTCCATTGACTTGGCACTTCTCCACCAAGACTTCTTTGTTTCCTCTTCTTGACGAGAAAGGAAAGAATATGAATAG GAAGCTGTCACTTAATTATTTACAACTTTCTGCTTCAGGAGTTAAATCTTTCAGGGATGATGGGCATAGAAGGAGGAAGTCAAGAAAACATGGGAATGACAGAGAAATAAATGACATTGATAGCACGTCTGGAGAACCTCTCTCAAAGAATAATATAGGCAGAATCCGCCGTTCACTG GTGCCTCAAGTAATTGATACATTAACACAGCTTAAGGTAAAGGATATGCTGCCAGCAATTTGGTTTATATTTAATAGGAGAGGATGTGATGCAGCTGTTCAGTACATTGAAGGTTGCAAGCTCTTAGATGAGTGTGAGATGAGTGAGGTTGAACTGGCTTTGAAGAGGTTCAGCATTCAGAATCCTGATGCTGTCAGGGAGACTTCTGTCAAAGGACTTCTGAATGGGGTTGCTTCACATCATGCTGGCTGCCTCCCTGTCTGGAAATCATTTACTGAGGAACTGTTTCAACGAGGACTTATCAAAGTCGTGTTTGCCACTGAAACACTTGCTGCTGGGATCAACATGCCTGCTAGAACAGCTGTTATATCATCTATCAGCAAAAGAAGTGGTAATGGACGTATCCAGTTAAGCCCAAATGAACTGCTTCAAATGGCTGGGCGAGCTGGACGTAGAGGTATTGATAAAAGGGGCCATGTTGTGCTGGTTCAGACTCCTAATGAAGGTGCTGAAGAGTGCTGCAAGCTTCTGTTCGCTGGGCTAGAACCTCTTGTATCACAGTTTACAGCCTCTTATGGTATGGTGCTGAATCTTCTTGCTGGTACAAAAGTCACTCATATATCAAATGAATCAGATAATATGAAAGTTCTTCAGGCAGGGAGAACTTTGGAAGAAGCAAAGCTATTAGTTGAGAAAAGTTTTGGGACCTATATTGGTAGCAATGTaatgcttgcatcaaaagaagAGCTTGCTAAAATACACAAAGAGATTGAAAAACTAACTTCAGAGATCACTGATGATGCTGTAGATAGAAAAAGCAGGCAAACCCTATCTGATGCGGCATATAAAGAGATTGCAGATCTGCAAGAACAATTGAGAGAAGAAAAACGCCTTCGAACAGAACTACGTAGAATTATGGAAAGGAAGAGACTGAGTACCCTTAAACTTTTATTGGAGGAGTTGGGAAATGATCATTTACCCTTTTTGTGCTTGCAATACAAAGATTCTGAGGGAGTTGAACATTTAGTCCCTGCTGTTTATTTGGGGAAGGTCGATATATTAGATGgtttaaaacttaaaaacatGGTTTCTGTTAGTGATTCATTTGAAATAAATGCTGTAATAGCTGAGACAAGTTCTGGTGATGCCAAAAGTCTTGCGGATATTGAACCATCTTATTATGTTGCTCTTGGTTCTGATAACTCTTGGTACCTTTTTACAGAAAAATGGGTTAAAACTATTTATAGGACCGGCTTTCCTAACACTGCTTTGGCTCAAGGGGATGCTTTACCTCGTGAAGTTATGTGGACGCTACTCGATAAGGAAGAGAAGCAATGGGAAAAACTTGCTGATTCGGAACTTGGTGGCTTATGGTACATGGAAGGTTCTTTAGAGACATGGTCATGGAGTTTGAATGTGCCAGTTTTAAATAGTCTTTCTGAAAACGATGAGGTTTTACACATGTCGCAAGCCTATCATGATGCTGTAGAACATTACAAGAGCCAAAGAACCAAGGTTGCACGTTTGAAGAAAAGGATTGCCCGTACGGAAGGTTTTAGAGAATATAAAAAGATCTTGGATTGGAAGAGTTTTACTGAGGATAAGATCAAACGCCTGAAGGTTAGATCAAACCGTCTGATCAATCGAATAGAGGAAATTGAACCATCTGGTTGGAAGGAATTCTTGAAGATCAGCAATGTAGTACGTGAAATTAGGGCATTGGACATCAATACACAGGTAATATTTCCTCTTGGTGAGACTGCAGCCGCCATTCGAGGAGAAAATGAACTCTGGCTTGCCATGGTCCTTCGAAACAGAATCTTGGTGGATTTAAAACCAGCCCAACTTGCTGCTGTTTGTGCGAGTGTAGTTTCTGAGGGAATCAAAGTTCGTCCATGGGAAAACAATAGCTACATATATGAACCTTCTAGTGCAGTGATTAATGTTATTAGCGTCTTGGATGAGCAAAGAAGCTCACTGTTGCAACTTCAGGAAAAACATGATGTGGACGTATCCTGTTGCTTGGATAGCCAATTTTGTGGTATGGTTGAAGCGTGGGCTTCAGGTCTTACTTGGAGAGAAATGATGATGGATTGCGCAATGGATGATGGGGATCTAGCTCGACTAATAAGACGGACAATAGATCTACTGGCGCAGATTCCTAAATTGCCTGATATTGATCCTGTGTTACAAGGCAATG AGACTGCATCTGATATCTTGGACCGGCCACCGATAAGTGAATTGGCTGGATGA